A window of the Nitrosococcus wardiae genome harbors these coding sequences:
- a CDS encoding HU family DNA-binding protein, giving the protein MARKPSTAKKTTKTMAAHSKATPATSRTTTRAATKTPNNTKRKLAGLREPMTKTQLYATIAENTNLSKKDVVAVFDELNTLINRHIKKRSAGVFTLPGLLKITTVKKPARKAQKNVPNPFKPGETMDVAAKPARTVVKVRPLKKLKDMVA; this is encoded by the coding sequence ATGGCTAGGAAACCAAGCACAGCTAAAAAAACAACAAAAACAATGGCAGCTCACAGCAAAGCAACACCCGCAACCTCCCGCACAACTACGAGGGCGGCCACTAAAACACCCAATAACACCAAGCGCAAACTCGCTGGACTGCGTGAGCCAATGACGAAGACCCAGCTCTATGCCACCATTGCAGAAAATACCAATCTTTCCAAAAAAGACGTTGTCGCTGTGTTTGATGAACTCAATACACTCATTAACCGCCATATTAAAAAACGTAGCGCAGGGGTATTTACCCTACCGGGATTATTAAAGATCACTACAGTAAAAAAACCTGCACGAAAGGCGCAAAAAAATGTCCCTAATCCCTTTAAACCGGGGGAAACCATGGACGTTGCCGCTAAACCTGCTAGAACCGTCGTCAAAGTACGGCCATTGAAAAAACTAAAGGATATGGTCGCCTAA
- a CDS encoding DMT family transporter, which yields MYHSWLSLMLAILLEVAGTTCMKLSMGFSRLTPSILIFIFYGLSFTALTYSLKKIDLSIAYALWSGIGTGLIAIISFFYFKEQITSLKLASIALIMLGVIGINLSDLKH from the coding sequence ATGTACCATAGCTGGCTATCGCTAATGCTTGCTATTTTATTAGAGGTGGCAGGAACGACCTGCATGAAATTATCTATGGGGTTTTCGCGCTTGACCCCCTCGATTTTGATCTTTATCTTTTATGGTCTATCTTTTACTGCATTGACCTATAGCCTCAAAAAGATCGATCTCAGTATCGCCTATGCGTTGTGGTCAGGTATCGGAACAGGGCTTATTGCGATTATCAGCTTCTTTTACTTCAAGGAACAAATCACTTCACTAAAGCTTGCAAGCATTGCGCTTATCATGTTGGGTGTAATTGGAATTAATCTAAGCGATCTGAAGCATTGA
- a CDS encoding PilT/PilU family type 4a pilus ATPase: MEFKDYLKILVAHDGSDVYLSAGAPPCAKFHGLLKPLEKKALTSNDIKEIAYGIMNEEQTAEFENKPEMNLAISETGIGRFRVNIFKQRSAVSMVIRNIKTTIPNADNLGLPPILKEVVMSKHGLILFVGATGSGKSTSLAALIDHRNNHSAGHIITIEDPIEYIHHHKKSIINQREVGVDTDCYEDALKNTLRQAPDVILIGEIRDQNTMEHAIAFAETGHLCLSTLHANNANQALDRIINFFPEDRRSQLLLDLSLNLRAFVSQRLVPTIDGKRTAAIEILLGTPLVRDLIHRGDIHAIKEVMEKSENLGMQTFDSALYKLYITGHISVEEALRNADSPNNLRLKINLSKKNPGATAKPTSTENASSEQKTEKSASGGLSFSLVEEED; encoded by the coding sequence ATGGAATTTAAGGATTACCTGAAAATATTAGTGGCCCACGATGGCTCGGATGTTTATCTCAGTGCCGGAGCCCCCCCTTGTGCCAAGTTTCACGGTTTACTGAAACCCCTTGAAAAAAAAGCCTTAACCTCTAACGACATTAAGGAAATAGCCTATGGCATCATGAATGAAGAACAAACAGCCGAGTTTGAGAACAAACCTGAGATGAATTTAGCCATTTCCGAAACGGGCATAGGACGCTTTCGGGTCAATATTTTCAAGCAGCGCAGTGCCGTTTCGATGGTCATCCGAAATATTAAGACCACTATCCCCAACGCGGATAACCTCGGTCTACCCCCCATATTAAAAGAGGTTGTCATGTCTAAACATGGCCTCATTCTGTTTGTAGGGGCAACGGGTTCCGGCAAATCTACTTCCCTTGCCGCGCTCATCGACCACCGCAATAATCACAGCGCCGGGCATATCATCACCATTGAGGACCCTATCGAGTATATCCATCACCATAAAAAATCTATTATTAATCAACGGGAAGTGGGCGTTGACACGGATTGCTATGAAGATGCGCTTAAAAACACCCTTCGCCAAGCTCCTGATGTGATTCTGATTGGAGAAATCCGTGATCAGAACACGATGGAACATGCCATTGCCTTTGCAGAAACAGGCCATTTGTGCCTCTCAACCCTGCATGCTAACAATGCCAACCAAGCCCTTGACCGGATCATTAACTTTTTCCCCGAAGACCGGCGTTCGCAGCTTCTATTGGACCTCTCCTTGAACCTACGGGCTTTTGTGTCTCAACGTCTCGTTCCCACTATTGATGGCAAACGCACCGCGGCTATTGAAATTTTACTGGGTACGCCTTTGGTTCGCGATCTTATCCACCGCGGTGATATCCATGCCATTAAAGAAGTAATGGAAAAGTCAGAAAATCTCGGCATGCAAACTTTTGACAGTGCCCTCTATAAATTATATATAACAGGCCATATCAGCGTTGAGGAAGCATTACGCAATGCCGATTCCCCTAACAACCTCCGCCTTAAAATCAACTTATCAAAGAAAAACCCCGGGGCTACCGCTAAGCCCACCTCCACAGAAAACGCTTCCTCAGAGCAAAAAACGGAAAAGAGCGCATCAGGGGGACTCTCTTTTAGCCTAGTGGAAGAAGAAGATTAA
- a CDS encoding AEC family transporter, producing MIEVLLQMAAFIVCGVAWRRFSQRRLSPKEKREVLTELVYYLFLPALVLDVLWSTNLGRATAGIAMVAASGVLMGLALAWVVYYLAATPRPTRGALLLAAGFPNATYLGLPVLQSTLGEWARAVAIQYDLFACTPLVLTLGIHIARTHGIGEKSANPLIELLKVPPLWAAAMGVSLNLGGVAEPDWFHGFLTMMASSVVPLMLLSLGMGLEWPRGQWRNLPLLLPILIIQLGLMPVWAWFISDFFNFDSSQRIAAILEAAMPSMVLGVVLCDRFQLNTSIYAAAVTLSTIFSLLTLPFWYRCLS from the coding sequence ATGATTGAAGTCCTGCTGCAAATGGCAGCATTCATTGTTTGTGGCGTTGCCTGGCGCCGTTTTTCTCAACGACGCCTCAGCCCCAAAGAGAAGCGTGAAGTCCTAACGGAGTTGGTTTACTATTTATTTCTCCCTGCCTTGGTGCTAGATGTCCTATGGTCAACGAATTTAGGAAGGGCTACTGCGGGCATTGCCATGGTGGCTGCGAGCGGCGTGTTAATGGGGCTTGCCCTGGCTTGGGTCGTTTATTATTTGGCAGCCACTCCTCGTCCTACCCGTGGCGCGTTGCTTCTCGCGGCCGGTTTTCCAAATGCCACCTATTTAGGGCTCCCCGTGTTGCAAAGCACCTTAGGGGAGTGGGCAAGAGCGGTGGCTATACAATATGATTTATTTGCCTGTACACCGCTGGTGCTTACCCTGGGAATCCACATTGCCCGTACTCATGGTATCGGTGAAAAATCTGCTAATCCCTTGATTGAGCTACTCAAAGTACCCCCCTTGTGGGCGGCTGCCATGGGGGTGAGTCTTAATCTTGGCGGTGTGGCAGAGCCCGATTGGTTCCATGGCTTTTTAACCATGATGGCTTCGAGTGTGGTGCCTTTAATGCTCCTTTCACTGGGTATGGGGTTGGAATGGCCCCGTGGCCAGTGGCGGAATTTACCGCTATTGCTTCCCATACTTATTATCCAGTTAGGGTTAATGCCCGTCTGGGCCTGGTTCATTAGTGATTTTTTTAACTTCGATTCCTCTCAGCGGATTGCGGCGATCTTGGAGGCGGCCATGCCGAGTATGGTGTTGGGGGTGGTATTGTGTGATCGCTTTCAGCTGAACACCTCCATTTATGCGGCGGCGGTGACTCTCTCTACCATCTTTAGTCTACTGACGTTGCCCTTTTGGTATCGCTGCCTTAGCTAA
- a CDS encoding competence/damage-inducible protein A — MKRPLGAIIIGDELLTGKRHDKHFPHLIETLNQRGLELSWCSFIGDDARIITRALGHTLQSEDIVFCFGGIGATPDDRTRQCAAEAAGVALFPHPDAMREIEAQYGERAYPYRIRMAHLPQGSQIIPNPFNRVPGFSLHSHHFLPGFPEMAWPMMEWVLDTCYSDLQELTPKTEQIIRVTGVGESDLLPIMEEIVSRYPNLRLSCLPHLGGSQPMLELGLRGDTPAVIEAMNELKDRLDMLNVSWHFI; from the coding sequence ATGAAGAGGCCCTTAGGCGCCATTATTATTGGCGATGAACTGCTTACTGGGAAACGGCACGACAAGCACTTTCCCCATCTTATCGAAACCTTGAACCAGCGGGGATTAGAATTAAGTTGGTGTAGCTTTATCGGCGATGATGCCAGGATAATTACCCGAGCCCTAGGCCATACCCTCCAGTCTGAAGATATTGTTTTCTGCTTTGGTGGAATTGGTGCCACACCAGACGACCGCACCCGGCAGTGTGCCGCAGAAGCAGCCGGCGTCGCCCTTTTTCCCCATCCCGATGCCATGCGGGAGATTGAGGCTCAATATGGGGAGCGTGCCTATCCTTACCGCATTCGAATGGCTCACCTTCCCCAGGGGAGCCAAATTATTCCCAACCCCTTTAATCGAGTCCCTGGTTTTTCCCTTCATTCCCATCACTTCTTGCCAGGATTCCCGGAAATGGCCTGGCCTATGATGGAATGGGTACTGGACACTTGTTATTCAGATTTACAGGAGCTAACGCCTAAAACGGAGCAAATTATTCGGGTGACGGGGGTTGGCGAAAGTGATCTGCTTCCGATAATGGAAGAGATAGTCTCCCGCTACCCCAACCTGCGTCTCTCCTGCCTTCCCCACCTCGGTGGTAGCCAGCCTATGCTTGAACTTGGATTACGGGGAGATACTCCAGCAGTCATAGAGGCCATGAATGAACTGAAGGATCGTTTAGACATGCTCAATGTATCCTGGCATTTTATTTGA
- a CDS encoding RNA-guided endonuclease InsQ/TnpB family protein produces MVAQWAYKFRFYPTPTQKRQLAIEFGHARFVWNWALETRTKAYQEHSKSLNYSGLSRKLTALKQTECPWLGEATASCPTQKLRDQDTAFKHFFAGRAKYPRFKKRHQTQSVRYQLDQRHVEKNFNAESQRLKLPKLGALKLKWSRRMTGIPKMVTVSKDPAGRYFVSLVCEIEILPLPTRKNVIGVDVGVKDVVITSEGYKSGAPKYTYQYARQLKQAQRRLSKKRKGSYRRRRQQQRVARIHARIADSRRDFLHQQSSKLINENPVICLEDLNIKGMLRNRHLSKAVADCGLFELRRQMEYKAAWYGREVLIVDRWAPTSKACSECGTIHESMPLKVREWVCPDCTTRHDRDINAAINVLRLGTVGSAGTDKARGAVKTPRAVA; encoded by the coding sequence CCCACACCCACACAAAAGCGGCAATTGGCCATCGAATTTGGCCATGCGCGGTTTGTCTGGAATTGGGCGTTGGAGACCCGAACGAAGGCGTACCAGGAACACAGCAAATCTTTGAACTATTCTGGCCTGAGCCGCAAGCTGACAGCACTGAAACAAACGGAGTGCCCCTGGCTTGGCGAAGCCACCGCCAGTTGCCCTACCCAGAAACTGAGGGACCAGGACACGGCGTTTAAGCATTTCTTTGCCGGACGGGCCAAGTATCCCCGCTTTAAGAAGCGCCATCAGACTCAGTCGGTGCGCTACCAGTTGGACCAACGCCATGTAGAAAAGAACTTCAACGCCGAAAGCCAGCGGTTGAAGCTGCCCAAACTCGGGGCGCTGAAGCTGAAATGGTCTCGCAGGATGACGGGTATTCCCAAAATGGTGACGGTCAGTAAAGACCCGGCTGGCCGTTATTTCGTCAGCCTGGTCTGCGAGATAGAAATTCTCCCCTTGCCTACCCGCAAGAATGTGATTGGCGTGGATGTGGGCGTTAAGGATGTAGTGATTACTTCCGAGGGGTATAAATCGGGCGCACCCAAGTACACCTATCAATATGCTCGCCAATTAAAACAAGCTCAGCGACGCTTGAGCAAGAAGCGTAAAGGGTCTTATCGCCGCCGCCGCCAGCAGCAGCGCGTAGCACGGATTCATGCCCGGATAGCGGATAGCCGCCGGGATTTTTTGCACCAGCAATCCTCGAAGCTGATTAACGAGAACCCAGTAATTTGTCTTGAGGATTTGAACATCAAAGGGATGTTGAGAAACCGCCACTTGAGCAAAGCCGTCGCGGACTGTGGGTTGTTTGAGCTTCGCCGGCAAATGGAGTACAAAGCCGCTTGGTATGGCCGGGAAGTGTTGATCGTGGACCGCTGGGCACCGACTAGCAAAGCGTGCTCTGAGTGCGGGACTATTCACGAGTCCATGCCGCTCAAAGTTCGCGAGTGGGTTTGCCCTGATTGCACTACCCGCCACGATAGGGACATCAACGCGGCTATCAATGTTTTGAGGTTGGGTACGGTGGGGAGCGCCGGAACCGATAAAGCGCGTGGAGCGGTAAAGACCCCAAGGGCCGTGGCCTAG